In the genome of Hippoglossus hippoglossus isolate fHipHip1 chromosome 9, fHipHip1.pri, whole genome shotgun sequence, the window gcagcatcaatCTATCTCATTTAAAGTGGAGCTCTTACTCCTGGGCTTCAatacatttctctgtctgtccaaGTTGATAATCACAATTTTCTATTACTGCAAactttgattagaataaacgCAGTTCACTAATTATCGGATCAAATTCAGAACCAGCTGCCTGGTGACGAGTTATTTTAAATTTACCAACTTCAGGCTGCAATCAAAGATAAGACTCAGCAGTTTAGAAAGATATCTGACATATCTACATTGGTAACAGCTCTGTGAAAATGTTCTTGATTGTCATGGgtttaaaagtcacattttaatCCCTTTATCCTGCGTTAACCCTGGAACAGTGAGCCCAGTAATAATGTTCAATGGTTTAAAAGCTTTGTTAACTCAGTTGGGCATTATTGGCTGGTGTCTTCCAGAAGTGAGGCCTCCATCCATTCCTACAGAGGTGGTTTGACCCAGAGTAGCAGAGGTGGTCCAGTCCAAGGTCAGCTCCTCGAACAAGAGGATCCTGAACTCTTACCCTCCGACCATGAGAATCAACCAGAGGTCCGAGCTCACAGCATCGCAGAAGAAGACTTTCCAGACGAAGACTTTGACGATCTTCCCCTGGATGAGTTGGACAGTGTCGTTTTTCAGGAAACTACAATTGTTAGTGCACAGTCTGACAttagtcacagaaacacaccgcAAAATAACAGCAGAACAACAGGAAATCCTCCGAGTTTGGACAGTACCACAAAACCTCAAACTGCACGGATTGAGCAACGCACATCAAACTGCTTGGGGTCCCAGTTTGGTTCTGGCAAGTTCAGATCCATCACACAGAAAAGAGACTATGAAAGCTGCAATAAAGGAGAGTTTGTGGGGAATGATGTGAATAATGTTATGGGTGAGGACATGGACTGCTTTCTTGAAGAGGAAGAAATCTATGAAGTTCAACCTGGGAGGACTGGCGGGCCAAATCAGCTCCCTGAGCAACAAGGActtggaagagagagagactctgaaAGAAAATCAGCTCAAAAAGATGCACAGAGTGACGGCACAGTCCCCGCTCTCACTCTCACCTCGCCACCTTTCACGTACTTGTGCCTGCTAGAAGACCTGAACACCACAGCACACCCCCACACCACAGAGATCCGCGTCAAAGCTTTCATCGTGACCCTCTTGGGGAAATTGAGCAGCAGCAACGGCGGTTGGAGCGTCTGCGCCTCGATATCTGACGGGACCGGTTACCTGGACGTGGAGCTGTCCGATAAGGTTTTAACCGGCCTGCTGGGTTTCTCCGTTGCGGAGAAGGCGTCTCTGAAGCGCGACCCGGCCCGAAGGGGTGAGCTCGACGCGGGGATGAGGAGATGTCAGGAGGGGCTGGTGGACATGTGCTGTGTTATGACCATAGTGGTCCAACCAGAGGGAAGGAAAGCTGTGGTTACTAAGGCAGAGCAGGTCAGTGAGAAGGTACggcaggagctggagcagagggcGAGAGGcgggaggaaataaaaatggagGAGAGGTTCAGGGGAAGTTAAAGAAAATTAGATAGAAAGTCAATTGCTCTTGATTAGAGATGAGAAATATAACACAGCACATCGGTACTGCCTGAAAGATTTCCCCCTCAGAAATGAAACTGAGGTATTTTTTGGGATTGGTGATCTATCTGCCCTTCTGCTTCAGATTTAGAGAGCAGAATGTGTGAACTGGATGTCTGGTGATCACCAAGTGGTGTGTCGCAATGCCTCCCATCTGCTATATGTGAATGTGACATTCTGTCAATAGAGGATTTCATTCATCTATTCAAAGAGCTATTTCCTGCTCAACATGCGAGTCATTGCCAGGCAAAGTAATCAGACTAAAGATGGAACATTTTATCTATAGGATACGTGTCAATGATGGGTTGTTCGCATATTAATTCCCAAAATGTATGTGACATTTCAAACTATGCGAAGATAAGAGTGAGACATTTGAGATGAGGAATGAAGGGTAAAAAATCATTCTCTGATTGTTGTAATGAATTTCCAGCCTTTACATTCGTTCAGCACATCCATTACTTCTGGCTGGAAAACTGATCAAATATCCAAGGGCAGCGTGGGTCTTTAATAAACTCTCCCAGGGTAGAATGAGAGGAAATTAAGGTAAAGGAGAGGCCATCATCTTCGATTATTTCTCCTCATTATTGAGCctcatttatgtttttgtctttgatgAGCACATTTACCACAGATGTGATGTTTATgcctgtatttactgtatattcaaataaaattgtTCTGGAGGTTTTACCATTTTCTTTCCTACTCTTTACTGactaatgaaatgtgtgtgtgtgaagcggGAGCTCGCTGCTAATTTCACATCTCCGTTTCTCCTCGTCAAGTGAGTATTGTATTGAATTAGATGGATAACCAGACAAACCAGAGCACTGCACCAATCCAttgtgtttcatttggtttttaatagttttatcaAATGCACCTTTGGGAAATGCTCTGTTTAAGCACACATAATAGTAATTAAAAGCAGTATAAGCTATTCCTTTGCCTCTGTGATCAATCTTTAAGATAAAACTAGATAAAAATATTTACTGCATACATGTTTCTTGTCAGTATTAATTAGATGACAGTCTCGTACCACGGTGTGATAAAGAGCAGAACGCAGGCTAATAAAGGTACCATGGGACATGTATGCTGGGGTGAACGTGTGCCCATGCAGATGTATGTTATTGTCTTGCCACTGTGTGCACTTCTATTCAGGTAGCCGGTCTCATTTGATTAAGGTATAATCAGATTGAACATCTAAATCAGGACCCTGCTATGAATGTCGATAGGCTATTATGTGCTAATGAGGCTGATAaaatggaggggggggcagcCTGTAAGAGGGGTACAATTTGAATAAGCATTGGGCGATAGAGTAAATGAAATAAGTGGGAGTGCGCTCTCAGCGTGAAGTGATGCTGCAGTCCAACCTCcctatatacagtacatacgcATGGCAGCGATAATGAGACTGACAAGTGTGGCTATATGGTGAGTGTCCAGCTCACTGTGACTGTAGAACTATAACAAAATACACTTGctaaagctttttttatttagatttcatGTTGATATTTGGACAGGTTGAAACGTAAGGGAGAGAATTAGATTAATGTATTCATGAATGTTAAATACAACTCTGTGATGTAGGCCTATGAAAATGAGCACAAGGTTGGCCTTCAGTAGAGCACATAGCTTCTGCCCAACAGtccttaaagtcaatcaagctgcacacacttatagatatcagtcccctaaatatgcctgatttttttcatcaagagtcGTATTTCTTGGGAGAccattgaaaatgtcaaaaaaagcCTTGTCTCGCTATATTAAAGAAAGAGATCTAATAAATTCCTGGACCCTTTAACCTTATCAATGCAAAACCTTTATTCCTCggcccgtgtcccatcctttcaccaagtttcaagaaaatcggttcagtagtttttgtgtaaacctgctaaCAAACAGGCAAatagcaaagaaaaaaacatccttgGCGGGGGTAATTgatttaaagtaaaagaaaagtatttatttGCTGATGAAGTAATGGTAGGAAGAAAAAACTCCACAGCAACTTTTTCTCTACCGTTGTTGTCATGATCAAGAAGGAACTTTAATGCTTGACTTCTCAGCCTCCATAAGGAGTCATTGAATTGCTCAGAAACCATGAACAAACTGGGCAAACTCCAAATGCtgctggtgatgatgatggtcttgTGATATGAGCGTAATCTTAAAATCAGCAACTATAGAACCCTGTGGTGTCATGGAGGGTCGATCACCATCACCACACAGGAGACCACTGACAAGATCAATGGGTGGAAGAGCACAGAAAACGAtatatttaaagattaaatgtCAGATAAAGTGCTACTCAAGGGAGAATATTTCCATTTAGTGCTGACTTTTACTTCCACTTCATTTCACAGGGGAAAATTTGACTTTTAGTTACTATTTACTTTGCAGATTCTGAGTTTAAGTTTAAAGCCTGTGAgcttttataaaatgtaaaaattaacCCCACCTTAAAAAGGATACAAAATTCAAACGCGTCTTAACTGTGACATGATATCAACAATAAAATCATCcaacaatattatattttataacaaACCTAAATGGGCCTTTACTGTGTGGCTTGAAGACTTATAGGCCTACTATGTCTGTCCGTGTATACAACATACATATCCTGCATTTATGTTCATGTATACTGAAATGTCGTGTTTAAGTTCCAGGTAGTAAATGTGGACAAAACGAATACCCAGGACACAAGACGAACATTTACAGTAGGAGTTCTTTCCTCAGAGATTTTATAGGAACTTTATCTGAAGCTTATGACCTTCATCATTTCCTCCTAAATGTACGACGTGTGCACAGTGGGTCCGGCGTTCATTGGACTGCATTGTGAGGAAATTACAATTTTTGAGTCTGAGTTTGTCATGCAGTGGCACataataaatgacatatttcaGAAGCAGCATGAGAAAGTGCTCGACCGCCCTAATAGCTTTCCATTTGCAATATTATTTCCTCGATTATGTTAGTGTTCCACTTCTGTCTCAGTCTGGAGCTGTAGCAGGGGGTAAAAATACGCTTTTTCATTCCCCCGTGAGTTTGGATGTACCTTTCCAAATTGCACATAGCAGGCGAGTGGAGGCTGACACTGAGACAGGAGGGACAGAGCGCACACATGGGAGAGAGAGCACTGTGCTAATTTCTCTAATGCTCTTATACAGCTGCACTGTACCTCTTTGGTCATTCCAAATATCAATGTAAAAAGTACATGAGCAATCCTAAtactcctcctgctgcagcagctgtaatTTTCTTTGCCCTATTATATTTAGTAATGAAAAATCCACTTAGACAGCTCAACCTCTCTTTTAGGCCTCCATCAAAATGAGCAAATGGTTTCTCTTCATGGCAAAAACAtacctctttgtgtgtgtgtctgtgtgcgctcGTGTGCGCCTGCCGAGGCTTGAGAATGTGAGTCATTAAAGGAATAGAAAATTATGAGGAAATTGGACTTAGGTAACAATAAAGTACTTTCATACTTTGTTTTGGTTCAtctggatggatggaggggaTGGTTATTGTGGTTTGAAAAGCATTGAAGACAGGACCCATTTTGCACTCATGAAGGTTTTTAATCTCAACTGACAAAAGTTTTTGGTGCCATGGGAACGGTATGTTAAAGACCATTAACGTGTCAACATATAGATTTACAATAGATAAGGCAAATGTACAATTCATTATTTGAATATTGTTATGATAACATTACCAGCATTAACTCAAAACCAGTTGGTTTTGTGGAATTATAATTATGTGgccatgtttttattatatgttATAAAAACTGCTGACTTAAAACAGTAAAAGCAACGTAATGCAAAGtaaggttttttttatacacagtACATAAACACAGTAAAGaccactttcacacacacacacacacacacacacacacacacacacacacacacacacacacacacacacacacacacttacacacactcacacacaagaaAAAGGTACAAAATTATTGTCCAAAAAGAAACGAAGTGAACAAAACCATTGTAAAAGCTTTCACTATTTTGCTTAAGTAATAGAACACAAGTATTTGCATAATCATatactaaatgtacaaaagtaaaagttctcATTATGCAGAATTATCCACTTCAGAACAATATGacatagttattattattacataattGGATTATAACTTCTGATGAATTATGTATAGGCATCACTCTTGTTACAGCTGGTAAAGGTGGGGCTAATTTATATAGTGTACTGCTGGACAGCTTCATCTACAATAACTCATAATCAATATGCCAATTAGGTTTTTATTAATAGTTTGAATATGCAATCGTGAGtaaccccaaaaaataaatgttgtagagtaaaagtaaaaacgAATGGAGTGCATTAATGAATACAGGtagcataaaataaataatactcaAAGTACCCTGAATATGTATGAGGAAAtatattactattatattatattacttcctgcctctgcagATTGAATGAATCTTCCTGGCTGAGCTGAGAGTAGTTGGCTTTAGCTCTTCAGTGAGAGCGTCGTCATTATTAGTGATTTGAGGAAAACATGTTGAGCGAGTTGATTacagacatgacagctccccaaaagtcaAAGAGCCTTGATTACTACCTGGTGGTTGgttgcagtacaggtcataaatcctgcatCCTCAATGTTACTTGATGGGACCTggcaaaatacacatcaaattttattttaggtagttcttatcacactgatgtattttcaagTGTTACTTTTCtggaaagtttggttttaattacttaataatacaaaataaaacataatgattgacagctgagaccgactcatgattggttgagcatgtgtatAGACGGGACCTCGCTACCGCAGCACCATTCCCTGATCGCTACTATACTCAgaagatggcggcgttcgtatccaggatattttgggcTCATTCCTGAATAATGGGAGGACCAGAACCAGAGTAGTTTCAAACTTCCACTTTACATTTCTTGTGTAAaattgtaaaacacaaacaatacacCTTTGTAATGAGTCAAGGGTGATGGGTTTTCAGACATATACAAAACATATACAAAACATACacgtaaaaaatatttttggataCAATATGTTTTACCCGTCAATATAATGTTTAACCAAGTTTTTTCCTGTGATGGAAaatccagaaataaagctaTGAATATGAAGCGTGAGACCATAATGATGAAATCTTGCAATTAAGGAGAATCAATTAATCTTGTGTCTGACCTCCTGCTGATAACTCAGGTCAGGTGAATGATGATTAACTCGACTTAATGGGAGAGCCTATTAAAGCTCGGGGAGGCAACTCTGAAAGAGTGCAGACAAACGATTGACAGGCCCACAATACATCTGGCCTCTCTCTTCATCCGACTCAAAGTCGCTGGCAAGTCATTACTACCATTTGAATACAAGCAGGAAGTACTTGAGAAGCAGGACTTGAAGGAAAAGTAGCATATAAAGAGATGAATGAGTGATTTTGCTGTGACAAGGAAGAGAATggttcgccccccccccccccccccctcggccTTTCTTTCTCCACAGAAATGAGGCGGTGTGACAATCTGGCCATTAGGAAGGTAATTTGACGAGCTGTGCAGAGTGCTTCAGCTGCTCCTTTACACCTCTTGAACATCACGCGCCTTGTTCTGTACCCCTGCTTAATATTAAGAAAATACGCAGGCTGGAGACGGGTACGGAGGACGCCAAATGACTGTCAGTGTATCAAACGCATGTTCTGTTCAGGTCAACGTGGCTCCTTGAACTCAGGGACACACGCATTGCACGACATTGAGTTGGTCAATCAGACGTCAACCCCCACACTGTcgctgtgtgtgtccctgttgtTCACAGAGGAAATCACTGTAGAGGATCTTGGTGGGAGCTTGTCACATGTTTAGGATGAGGCATCACAGCTGTATATGTTGCTAGTTATTGTATGctctgtgtacctgtctgtgtttgagtgtgtgtgtgtgtgtgtgtgtgtgtgtgtgtgtgtgtgtgtgtgtgtgtgtgtgtgtgtgtgtgtgtgtgtgtgtgtgtgtgtgtgtgtgtttattggcaGCACCAATGTCTTTAATTCATGAGGCAGGATATGAAATGAAAGGTCACCATGAGGAAACCATTGGGATAAGAAGGAATTAAGGGGAAATAAGCTCCACCAGTAGAAAGTAGGAAGTATGTATTTTAAACTGAGAAAGGGAAAATAAGGATCCTGAATGGTTGAGATTCTATACAGGAAAAAAGGGTTAGTGTTTCACTgagaggtttgtttgtttgaggatGAACATTTACCATCACAACTACAGGTTTGACGTCAACCTAAACTTAACTCTGACCAGAACCCTAAAACCCAGTCAGGCCCTTGGAGGCATCAGAAAGTGAGAACTGGCCAACATCTGTCTTCATTTTACCAAGCCTACGTTTGCGCAGCTCCCTTGTGAGGACCCCGCATTTGACATCCATTCATCGTGGATACCCCAAACAATACTTTATTCCTAACTGTAACCATGGCTActtcatgcctaaccctaacctctACCTATCCACAATTCACTGCTTACACCAAACTTTAGCCAGGAGCtcagaaattgtgttttttttatgttgttttaatgactGGGCTGTGGTCCAGACAAGGTTTGTGTTTCTACTTGAAAAGGTCccaaagaggaaacaaacaccagaagcgcgctcacatgcacacacacaactttcatatcatattatatcatatatcattGACGTACTTCCCATTCATTGATATAATGCAATAAATGTCTAACTCCAATCTACCTTAACACAAAGTCTTCACCCTGAAGCAGGCCTCAGAAAGTGAGGAATCACCGACATCTCCAAAGGTCGGAAACTCAAACCGGTCCTGATAATGTGCAGC includes:
- the rmi1 gene encoding recQ-mediated genome instability protein 1 isoform X1, with protein sequence MAPEIQTVVRTTQDWLKASRHVQVPFAWLEACVEWLQEEAGGAGRLSQQQINQQALDQWLMTDLRDLDYPALPEGLAGAQKTELSGTFCVQVDSLLDVSQPAYIQLQKLRGTDCGNDEVSAVTQATQRSWEVRPTRMLLLQVTDGVQSLEAMEYQPIPALSAALRPGAKLQLQGRMVCRLGMLLLGPSNVKVLGGEVEDLVDRNKQGQVLCRTLGLPEEQQQEQEEALLAPQQVDDEMEDLELDDAALLASLEAQEEVPRIEVGPDSGYGTQSETSTQFSRSSFVGSFVSAASSRSEASIHSYRGGLTQSSRGGPVQGQLLEQEDPELLPSDHENQPEVRAHSIAEEDFPDEDFDDLPLDELDSVVFQETTIVSAQSDISHRNTPQNNSRTTGNPPSLDSTTKPQTARIEQRTSNCLGSQFGSGKFRSITQKRDYESCNKGEFVGNDVNNVMGEDMDCFLEEEEIYEVQPGRTGGPNQLPEQQGLGRERDSERKSAQKDAQSDGTVPALTLTSPPFTYLCLLEDLNTTAHPHTTEIRVKAFIVTLLGKLSSSNGGWSVCASISDGTGYLDVELSDKVLTGLLGFSVAEKASLKRDPARRGELDAGMRRCQEGLVDMCCVMTIVVQPEGRKAVVTKAEQVSEKVRQELEQRARGGRK
- the rmi1 gene encoding recQ-mediated genome instability protein 1 isoform X2, whose translation is MAPEIQTVVRTTQDWLKASRHVQVPFAWLEACVEWLQEEAGGAGRLSQQQINQQALDQWLMTDLRDLDYPALPEGLAGAQKTELSGTFCVQVDSLLDVSQPAYIQLQKLRGTDCGNDEVSAVTQATQRSWEVRPTRMLLLQVTDGVQSLEAMEYQPIPALSAALRPGAKLQLQGRMVCRLGMLLLGPSNVKVLGGEVEDLVDRNKQGQVLCRTLGLPEEQQQEQEEALLAPQQDLELDDAALLASLEAQEEVPRIEVGPDSGYGTQSETSTQFSRSSFVGSFVSAASSRSEASIHSYRGGLTQSSRGGPVQGQLLEQEDPELLPSDHENQPEVRAHSIAEEDFPDEDFDDLPLDELDSVVFQETTIVSAQSDISHRNTPQNNSRTTGNPPSLDSTTKPQTARIEQRTSNCLGSQFGSGKFRSITQKRDYESCNKGEFVGNDVNNVMGEDMDCFLEEEEIYEVQPGRTGGPNQLPEQQGLGRERDSERKSAQKDAQSDGTVPALTLTSPPFTYLCLLEDLNTTAHPHTTEIRVKAFIVTLLGKLSSSNGGWSVCASISDGTGYLDVELSDKVLTGLLGFSVAEKASLKRDPARRGELDAGMRRCQEGLVDMCCVMTIVVQPEGRKAVVTKAEQVSEKVRQELEQRARGGRK